A window of Castanea sativa cultivar Marrone di Chiusa Pesio chromosome 8, ASM4071231v1 genomic DNA:
GATGCTCTTAGgggttttgttttcttattacatttttcatttatttagttGCTATTCtttccccaaaaaaataaataaaataccaaCATCCACACAATCTCTTTTACTATTCGCAATAAAACTTGATATACAGTTGACATTATTTGTTATGACTGGAACAACATTACTTTTATCTTGACCCACTACTAATCCCACTTTTATTATAAACTAATCACAACGATCCAtgtcaacaattgtgaaaaatatttttccttagGCCTATTATTGAACAAATACATGTGAGCCTCTAGCATTGTTCACTATGAGAATCACTTATTAGTGCCAGAATTGCCATCTTCTCCCTTTTCAACATTTTGATACTTGTATAAGGAAGCGCACACCAAGTAATAACCAAAGTTGAGCACTCCCCCCACAACTAGCAACCAATACATATTATCTAGCCTCccattatttatattatttggtAACCATCCAGTGATCCTCTGGACAAGATCAATCAAAGCCGTgctcaaataaaaagaaatcccTATAAGCATTGCAATCATCGCAGTTGATGTACTTTTAAGTGACATAGGGAATTCCTGATAATATAATGCAACTTGTCCTGGGAAATGAAATGCTTCTCCAATGCCAACCACGACCAGTTGTGGAATTAGCCACAAGGCCAACATGGGCACTATGGACCCGGGCTGGCCTTGGAGATGGTGGGCTTGGGCTATTTTGAGCCGCTTCGATTCCACTAGTGCTGAAATTGCCATACTTAGAATGTTTAGCACGTGGCCTAATCCTATTTGTTGGAGGGGCGTAGGAGACCTATGAGTCAGCTTTTGCCACATTGGACATAGGAATCGATCAATAATTGTAACGAAAATGGCTGTGGTGATTAGGCATAAGACTAGGATAGACCCAGCAGGGATTTCAAAATGTGGTCCAAGGTGGCGGTCCATGGTTAAAGCTTGGAGTATTGTCAAACTGGCTTGGACTCCTATTGGGGTACCTAAGAATATACTTGATGACCATAATGGGAAAATCCTAAAAAGGGTTTTGAGATCTTCTACTTGTTGTACTGTGCATATCCTCCAAGGTTTTGCGATTAAACCATCCAATCCAACATCTCCTTCTGTTATAAGTGCGGCACGATTGAGGAACCTGCATCAAGAGTGtgtttgtatagtttttgttaatacaattaaattttggCTTATAAAATGTCTATCAAACTATTATTAtgtcaaatgaattaattatgAAACTTAAGAATTCAAATGATCTCCATAAACTTGCGATTGTACATGTCAAAGTATTAATGGTtatcctgaaaaaaaaaagaaaaaaagaaaaaagagttcatTAAAAATAGAACACTAAATGGACATTGTGTTCAATACTAAGAACACTAAATTTCGTTTAAAATTTCatgatataataattatttatattatgtaTTCAATAGATGTATCTTCTATTTTCATAGTATATAAACTCTATAATTATGTGAGATCCAGACAGCATTAGGAATTGATGTATATAGTAGATGCATAACATACTCTCTCCTTAAGATGGCACTTGTGtagtatttttggtatttatatgtaatattgATGATTATAAAGTGACCAAGTTTGCAAATATTcataattgaatttcaattcatCCCAGAAAACAAAGGACTCAACTTCCTACCTGAAGCTCTTTTTAGGTGTTGCAGCTATTTCTGTGATTCCATCATGCTTGTGGTAGTAATCCTCGATTTTGGATGAAGGCTGCACCTTCCATTTCTGAATAGTGGCAACAATAACACGAACTAAACAAGTGAATGGACTCCCTTTTGGCTTATCATGAAGGTAGAAGCAGTTTCCCAATAAGAGAAAAGCCAAGCCAATGAAGTTAGTAATTGCACATAAGCCAAATCCCAATCTCCAACTTACGTTATCCTCAATGTAGACAATGGCTGTGTTGCTTACAGCATTGGAAATATATATAGTGAAGAAAAACCAGTTAAAGAAAATCCCTTGATCCTTAGGATTATTAAATTGATTTGCTCCCATTGTTGCCATAGTAAATCGAGTACCTCCAGACCCAATACATGACAGAGCTAAACTTGTGTATAGGACCACGTATTGGAGTTTTGAGGGTGGTATGCACAGGCTTGATCCATTATCACATGGCTGAGGTGTCAAAGGATCAAGTGTTGCAGTTAAGGTCAAGAGAATTATGCCCTGCAAAGGTAAATGATCTTGATTATAAGGATATATGCATGGTACCTTTGGGcgtagtttttaacttttttttttttttttttgcttaaacttattttttatttgttaaaaattgattaaaatagtTAATCTATACAGGGCCGGCCCAAGGCttaggcctaaggccccactaaaaagaaaaaaaaaaaaaaattcccttagAAAAAATGCCCTACTTCCAATGATTAAAGTcccaaattatataaaattatatattttttaaagcttgtgtattttttttattagtgatgttaaggatactacaaattttactattgaCTTACATATTACTATGTTACTAgtcacaaaaaagtaatttaaacattcattagttAGATTCATAAATTTCATCAATGAGAGTAAATGTCCCAtcatattgtgaacattttatAGTACTTTAAGCACAtctttccttttcatttctATTAAGACTCTTTAGACCAATAGAACCTTAACCCATTTGAAActctaaaatgtttcaaaaaaatattgcaaatgTGTTAAATCACCAATTATAGATTAATCTCTCATAATAGtttgaaactttaatttttgtaaattgatatcctataaagccacacaccaaataatatcTATCTCCCTCTCTTAAGAAcaagatataaaattaaaaattagatttcaactTTACTTAACTATGTATCGTtgtatatccaaaataaagttttttttttaatcataatatacttttgtttcttttattaatatttatagttcaactatgatattcaattttctatatgaaattaacattagtttagttggtattattcatcaaattatatatttaatgtatcaaattaaccttgatttgattagtattaaataattttatttaattaatatttacatattaaaaGTCTCGCATAAACTTTTCACCTTAAGCCCCAAATAATGTTGGGCCGCCGTTGAATCTATATTTAGATAAAATGAGTCTTTTAAATAGTTTtgcataaacaaataaacaaaaactctAATAAAAACACACTCAAAGTTACAGATTAAGTAGTTAATTGTAAATGGAAAGAAACTAGCCACTCCAATACTACTAATCATTATAGTACCACCATTGTTGTCTCAAGCAACCCTGTTGCCACGACTACCTCACCATCTATAATGCCACCATCCATCACTGCCTCAACTGTCACCCACCATACATTCACCACCACTATCACCTCATCATTACCACTACCACACCACCTCTGCTACTTGTAGACGCCCCATTTTGTACCCCGTTAATAAATTTTGGTCCCTGGCCCCAATGATGAGTGTGACATATGTCAACCAAGGGTAgttaaaaagttcaaaatagtttggaagtaatcacaaTTCACAGTACTCAAATCGCTTTGAAATTGATATTGAAAAATGACCTTTACTCATTGTTCTGACCATAACTGTTGATCTAGAACTAAAGTTTGAGTGAAATTTGTTTCATTGGAAAGTAGACATCTTGGGCTtcaatttgaatataaattgttTCTAATTTGGCTTTATATTGAGTGAGTTATGACCGTTTGAAGTTAGGCCATTAGAGTtgtcaaattagggttttggagGACGCATGCGTACGCATGCCCCAACCATATGTATGCAGGGTCATTTCCAAAAGCTCTCAAATTGATGCAGGGTCATTTCCAAAAGCTCTCAAATTCAATTTTAGGGGCCCAAAatatcattctttgataagggCTGACTCCTAGACCCTTGGGAATGTctaaaaaccattaaaaagccccaaaaactttaattttaacttataaatactcATCTTATGTCTCCAATCAAAACCCTAGCTAGAGAGAGTTATTTTTTAGTCTCCATCTTCTCTAAAAccctattttctcttttcaaaaccCTAGGGCAACAACTAGcacttttttttacaaagattcaaaacctttttctagcaccaaaaaaaaaaaaaaaaaaaggcaaaaacttGTTCTTAATTGGATTTCTCAAAACTTGTTCAAACCTTTTgttcttgagttgtgattactaactattgttgtgttctttaattattatttttctctcaatCTAATCTTTGTGTTGTAGGCAATGAGGGTTTATTTAAACAATCTTAAATTTGTGATTCTAAAGCAAGATGAGCCTCTTTCCCATGATTTTTCACTTTGTTACAAAGGATTCACATTAGTTTCTTAACAtagtttttataattgttttatttgttttgtttgttgatCTTAATTCTTTTGATATGTGTTAATATGATTTTGGGCTGAttataatatgtttttgttattcttgttttattattttggttttaagtaaattttaacatgtttatttattttatgttagttTAGTATACTTATTGATTTGTTTCttgattatttgtttatattgctttgttttgtttcctttatgttagtttagtgtttagggttttaacatgcttgtttgatttctattttaatatctttgtttgattaaatctataaaaatgtgattttatACAGATTTGTGTTAGAGGATGTGTACACATCATCGAGTATGCGTGCGCATGGTTTCAACTTATGCATATGCACCCCAAACCCGTATTAGgataaaatcttgtttttgtaattttaatcatttttcacATGTTCTTTGATTCTATTTGACACTATTTAGgttaattaattatgtttaatCCTTTTTCCATGTTTGTTGGAGTCTTTTTGCCATGTTTcatttatttgtgatatttttccttttgtgctTATTTCATTGTCAACTttacatatttaatatatttgtttgattgtgtttaatttgtttcctttttatatTGTGATGTGATATTTAACATGtgtgtgttattttatttaagtacaTTATGTATGTTTAGGCTAAGGATTAGGGCTCTTTTAATAATCTCTTTATCTAAATGTGGCATAGCAACATATAATAGAAGCCGGCTCACAAGCCTAGCAGTCTTAAGTGCCTAACACTTTCTTAAGCCTTACCCAAACTCCAGACCCCTAATCTGATATGCAGACTTATGCATGTAAGTGATTGGCCCAAAACACCCAATATGATTCCTAAACTTaatctaggtggcgactccattttTCACCCTCTGTCAAGGTCCACTCCAAAGGCCAAGGCGTACTCCCTTGCGCCCACACTACTATCGCCACCATGATCACCTCCACAACATAACTACAACCATCACCGCTACAACCATCATTACTATGcctatataaaatatatattttgttaacaaatGCCTTAAGGGTTATGGTTAAgatgcatttaatattttattagataatggttttatacatatatatccCAAAAAACACACAAAGGCTTCCACCACGGTCCACTCCAAAGGCCAAGGCATATTCCCTTGCGCCCACACTACTATCGCCACCACAATCACCTCCACAACATCACTACCGCCATCACCACTACAAACATAATTATTATGGCTATATAAAATATGGATTTGTTAACAAATGTCCTAAGGGTTATGGTTAAGATgcatttgatattttattagataatagttttatacatatatatcccaaaaaacacataaaactaCAATGAATTTGTGAATGTTAATTAATGAAAATCATtatcattatattttattttttaaaatatgtgcaTTACAGCTCATAATTagaatttatgaatttttaatgTGTCCTTATAGGgtactctttatatatatatatatatatatgggctgGGTTCAAGtaacacctggtgtaactctaaacaaTGTTCACCAtctaataatttgttataaaatttatattttgaaaatctcactgTTGAATTATGTGTTTTATATGTTGTTAACATTCATGCTAATTTTTGTCAACTAGATGTTATTTATCATTCGatttataaactcatcttttatgcattattttaaattacaaaaatttgaatttaaacaattaattgatgacaaaactattaattttttatcactttaaaattttgcaagtatgcagaatatacaaagatgatataatttaatagtagatttgtcaaaatttgcatctaattaaaaataaattaagtgatataatattattttgaattataccaagtgtaacttgaactcaactaTATATACACGTGTGGTTAATACCGTAGACTTGCAAACACACGTAAAGAACATACGCTAACCATAATCGAAAGAATAATATCGATCAATTAtatccaaaaattaaatataacccGAGACAGACACAGAACAGAGTGTCTAGCAAGCAAACCACACACACAACAGACATGCATCTTGCAAGCTCCAACAGAGTACGACTATTACCAGCATAGAGATAGAGGCAGAAATTGCGGCAACAAAGAACGAACCAAAGAAAGAATCAGCAACAGTTGCTCCAATGACAGGAAACAGATTGGAGCAGCCATTCGTTATGTTTGAAATCTGAGCAGCATCTATGCTTTTCAAATTGAACACCTGAATCAGATATACGATCAGGTTTGCCGTCCATCCTCCGCTTCCAAGTGCTAAGCCAGCCACGGCCCCTGCTTGATATAAATAGAAATAAGAAACAGtctgtgcatgatgtatgtgtgtgtgtgtgttagagagagagagagaccagtGATGAAGGGGAAGGTGATCCAACCACCACGTTTGCTACCGGAGCTCGATATTTGGGCTTCTCTACCTTCCATATTGAAGGTCAATTTTTGGTTCCAAGTGATGGTCGTTTTATGCTACTTGTCAATGTTATATACTAGCAAAATCAAATGAAAGATTTTGAGATTCCTGTAGGACTAACCTTCACtcaatttcaaagaaaaacattttaaaaaaatccatgCATGGCCACCGTGGTTTTCTTAAACTGGGAATATCTGGCATGATTATCAGTGTCTTGCAATTTAGTGCTCCGGTCTACCTACTAATAATGTTCTTGCCACTCAAACTGAACTTCACATGAACAGATTGAAGGCACTATAGTATAGTTCATCCGTGCAAATGAAGCACTTATGCAGTTATGCCCATAATAGAAATTGACAAGACCGCAatatctttatttatatttgagtaaaatactattttaatttctaaattttactaaaaatttgtttttcatttttaaagtttaaaagttcatttttcgtctctaaattattgaaaatattttatttttgtccttaaactttagaaaagatttttttttatccctaaactatgggaaaaagttatttttttcatccatattttttgtccttaaactattgaaaaaattatttacaaagtttaggaatgaaaagagaaatttttaaagtttagtgatgaaaaacaaacttttaataaaaatttagagaCCATAATagtattttacatttttatagtTACATTgctcataataaaataatagtttaaTTAATATGGGCATAGTCACCAAATCAAAATGGAGAAAGAGAGTTGCCAGTCCactttagtgtttttttttttttttaatttaatagttaattaTAAGAAGGGGGAATTTAAACTCTTGACATTTCTGGTAGAAGCACCAAAAAATGCCAgatgataatttgataatattttgCAGTCGCTTAGAAATTAGAAATGTTCGTTACTTATCCATTCATCAAGAAACATTAAAAGTGTTGCTCAAGTTGCTTTGTCAATATAATGGTGCAGACATTAGATATGTCAATTGCATCCAATTGTTGTTGATTAATTCCATTACCGGATTGGTTGTAATTAATAGTAGTAGTCTAGTAGAGGTTAAAgtattttagatttaaaaaaaaaaaaaacatttggcTACAATTAATTTCCCTTCTTTACTTTGTTACGAAGTAATTTACTTTCATTTCCTCATTTAACCTGGGAATCCTATATAAAGGTCTCATATAAATATTGTTATTATAGATAGTTGATCAtggatttaataaaaattggttgggAATTTCCTTTCAATGCTTTGTGCTAAGCCAACAtttgaaactctatttctctactTAGTGTTGagtccaagattttttttttttcaatttgttttggTGTCTGGCtcctagattttatttttatattttctaccatattttttttttttttttttttttgcaaaactaTAGTGTTAACTTTAAGTAACCCTAAGTAAGGAGGAAGAATACCCTGTTATAGGTGTATACTTCCTTGCACTCATAGCTGTGTGGGTCCCACAGCTGGTGGGTCCCGCCAGCTATGAGTGTGAGGAAATATACACCCGTAACAGGGTGTATTTTTCCCTAAGTAAGGGTTTTTTCAAATCAAACCTCACTGATCTGTTGATCCACTGCCGCACTGATCGAATTGCAACACAAGGATTTCGATTGGGTCAGCACTGATGGTCTGTGCAAAGGTGTCATTTCCAACATCTTACAACAATGTCATCAATGGATGTCTCACGATTCTGATGATGCCACACCGCACTTACTATATTAAAGGTGGCTCAACAGTATAGGTGAATGAGGCGGTCGTCTAAGGTTTCCAAGTAGAAAAAAGGCCTTCAAATTTTAACTAATAGAGTTATTTTTTCAttgtaatagtattaattaagcccaaatattagccaataaataaaataatatttttttatcaaatgaaaaacatgaagagagagagagagagagagagagagagagagagagagagagagaaatgctgATCCAATGCCGCATTGATCTAATTGCTGCACAGGGATTTCGATTGGGTCAGCGCTGGTGGTCGAAGCAAAGGTGTCATTTCCAACATCTTATAGCATAGTCATCAATGGATGTCTCACAATTCTGATGACTCCACACCACACTTACTATATTAAAGGCGATTCAACAGTATATATGAATGAGGTGGCCGTCTAAGGTCCCCAAGTAGAAAAAAGGCATTCAAATTTTAACTAATAgagttttttttcattataatagtattaattaagcccaaatattagccaataaatcaaataatattttttatcaaataaaaaacaagaagagagagagagagagagagagagagagagagagagagagaaatgctacgtttacaacatttttcacaataaatcctaaatagcaagttgttactagctattattaatagacaaaaaagtaattttagtggtgagttcaaattagaactagtaacaacttaacaactaagatttgttgtaaaaatattatgaatgtagtacttctaaaaaaaaaaagcaacacacaaatcttaagtggcagattgttattggttgtcattggtgggtaaaaaattaattttaacaatagcttcaaatagGCACGGCAATTGTGACTTGACCCCTGAGTACTTGACCCGACCCACAAAACAGTAGGGTCAGGtctggatttttaaaataaaactcgAAGCAGGTTCGGGTTTTAGTG
This region includes:
- the LOC142608405 gene encoding protein NRT1/ PTR FAMILY 2.3-like; the protein is MEGREAQISSSGSKRGGWITFPFITGAVAGLALGSGGWTANLIVYLIQVFNLKSIDAAQISNITNGCSNLFPVIGATVADSFFGSFFVAAISASISMLGIILLTLTATLDPLTPQPCDNGSSLCIPPSKLQYVVLYTSLALSCIGSGGTRFTMATMGANQFNNPKDQGIFFNWFFFTIYISNAVSNTAIVYIEDNVSWRLGFGLCAITNFIGLAFLLLGNCFYLHDKPKGSPFTCLVRVIVATIQKWKVQPSSKIEDYYHKHDGITEIAATPKKSFRFLNRAALITEGDVGLDGLIAKPWRICTVQQVEDLKTLFRIFPLWSSSIFLGTPIGVQASLTILQALTMDRHLGPHFEIPAGSILVLCLITTAIFVTIIDRFLCPMWQKLTHRSPTPLQQIGLGHVLNILSMAISALVESKRLKIAQAHHLQGQPGSIVPMLALWLIPQLVVVGIGEAFHFPGQVALYYQEFPMSLKSTSTAMIAMLIGISFYLSTALIDLVQRITGWLPNNINNGRLDNMYWLLVVGGVLNFGYYLVCASLYKYQNVEKGEDGNSGTNK